One genomic window of Acidobacteriota bacterium includes the following:
- a CDS encoding arginine repressor, which produces MTREARRRLIASLVRSEAIGTQAELVAALARRGVRASQASVSRDIRALGLVKIGGRYTVPRRPPAARDPLAERVEEALLSVEAAGPHLLVIRTPAGEA; this is translated from the coding sequence GTGACCCGCGAAGCGCGCCGCCGGCTCATCGCTTCCCTCGTGCGCTCCGAGGCGATCGGCACGCAGGCGGAACTCGTCGCCGCCCTCGCCCGGCGCGGCGTCCGTGCCAGCCAGGCGTCCGTCTCGCGCGACATCCGGGCGCTGGGGCTGGTGAAGATCGGCGGCCGCTACACCGTTCCCCGGCGCCCGCCGGCGGCCCGCGATCCACTCGCGGAGCGCGTCGAGGAGGCGCTCCTGTCGGTGGAAGCCGCGGGTCCGCATCTGCTCGTGATCCGGACGCCGGCGGGAGAGGCC